Part of the Brevibacillus brevis genome is shown below.
CGGATGGAAGCTTTCTTTTCATCGACAATGTCGCGCCGGAAGACGAGGAATTGGCGGGCTTTGTCAACCGGATCGAAAACATGCGCGATACGAGCCATGTACGCTGCCTGTCGGTCGCAGAGTGGAAAAGCGCATTCGAAAGGGCTGGCTTGATCGGCAGCATGGAGCGCTACCGCAAAAAAAGGTTTGATTTTCCGGACTGGGTCGCGCGCACAGCGGAATCGAAGGAGCAGGAGGAAGCGGTAGAACAGGCCCTCCTGAGCGCCACTGACAGACAGAAGGCCTACCTGGAAATGAATGTGGAAAACGGCAGAGTGCGTACCCATCAAATCGATGAGTGGATGGTGCTTTGCCGCAAACAGAGAGGGGATCGTTGACATGGGAAATCCTGCATTTGAATGGATGGGGTTGGATCACGTGCAGCTGGCGGCACCTGCCGGATGCGAGGAGGAGGCACGGAGATTCTTTCGTGGCGTGTTGGGCATGACGGAAGTGCCGAAGCCGGAAAAGCTCAAGGTTCGAGGGGGAGTGTGGTTCCAGTGCGGTCCGCAGATGATCCACATCGGGGTGGAAACCCCCTTTCAGCTGGCCAAGAAAGCCCACCCCGCATTTTTGGTTCACCGGATCGAGCAGCTGATGGACCACTTGCAGGAACAGGGCATTCCTCTGCGGCTCGATGATGAGATTCCCGGACTGATCCGATTCTTTACGGAAGATCCGTTTGGCAACCGACTGGAGTTTATGGAGGCGAAGTGACGATGGGAATCGACTTTCACGATGAGGCAAACCAATCCTCCTACATAGGGCGGTCGGCTGACGAGACGTGGCGTCAGTCGATGCGGTCCATCCTGGCTCCAGAAGGCAAGAGGGTGCTGGACGTGGGCTGCGGAGGAGGCATTTACAGCAAGGCGTGGGCAGAGCTCGGTGCTGCGACTGTGATCGGTGCCGATTTTTCGGAAGTCATGCTCAAAGCCGCCTGGGACCATTGCCGGGAGGATTCCCGCATTACGTTTCTGCGCAGAGCAGCCCACGCTACGGGGCTTGAGGCAGACAGCGTCGACATCGTCTTTGCCCGCGCGCTGATTCACCACCTGCCGGAGTACGGTCCCTTTTTTGAGGAAGCAGCACGCGTTCTTGCCCCTGAAGGGATGTGCATCGTTCAGGACAGAACCATGAACGATGTGCTCTTGCCTGCTTCCCCGACGCATTTTCGCGGATATTTTCTGGAACAGTTTCCGCAGCTCCTGGAAAAAGAGGCGAGGAGACGCCCGGAAGACGCAGCGGTGCGAGCGGCCATGGAAGAAGCGGGTTTCGTCCGCATCGAGGCGCGACAGCTGTGGGAGACGCGCCGGACATACGAACGATGGGCGGAGCTGGAGTCCGACCTGCTCGAGCGCAAGGGGCGCTCCATCCTGCATGAGCTGACAGATGAAGAGCTCCGCAGGCTCGTGGGCCATATCGAACAAAAGGTGGCGCACCTGGAGCCGATCGTGGAACAAGACCACTGGACCGTTTGGATAGGAGTCAAACCTTGAGGCACAATAAATAGACATCTTCCTGGTAATTGTGAAATCGTTTGTCACAAATTTGGATATGCTTGTCTCGTAATAGGCAAAGCTATATAATGGAATTGCCATTGTATTCCGGTTTG
Proteins encoded:
- a CDS encoding methyltransferase domain-containing protein, with the translated sequence MGIDFHDEANQSSYIGRSADETWRQSMRSILAPEGKRVLDVGCGGGIYSKAWAELGAATVIGADFSEVMLKAAWDHCREDSRITFLRRAAHATGLEADSVDIVFARALIHHLPEYGPFFEEAARVLAPEGMCIVQDRTMNDVLLPASPTHFRGYFLEQFPQLLEKEARRRPEDAAVRAAMEEAGFVRIEARQLWETRRTYERWAELESDLLERKGRSILHELTDEELRRLVGHIEQKVAHLEPIVEQDHWTVWIGVKP
- a CDS encoding VOC family protein; protein product: MGNPAFEWMGLDHVQLAAPAGCEEEARRFFRGVLGMTEVPKPEKLKVRGGVWFQCGPQMIHIGVETPFQLAKKAHPAFLVHRIEQLMDHLQEQGIPLRLDDEIPGLIRFFTEDPFGNRLEFMEAK